Proteins encoded in a region of the Phaenicophaeus curvirostris isolate KB17595 chromosome 1, BPBGC_Pcur_1.0, whole genome shotgun sequence genome:
- the CBY1 gene encoding protein chibby homolog 1 gives MPLFGNTFSPKKTPPRKCASYSNLHLTLDRSTRETELGLEYSTPTMNLTGQSLKFENGQWVAESGSFTDCRREMQRLLKRNQQMQEENNLLRLKVDILLDMLSEVTAEVHLMEKEVEELKSHSRRRKK, from the exons ATGCCTCTCTTTGGGAACACCTTCAGCCCCAAGAAGACCCCACCAAGGAAATGTGCTTCTTATTCCAACTTGCACCTG ACGCTGGATAGATCGACCCGTGAGACAGAGCTGGGCCTGGAGTACAGCACCCCCACCATGAACCTCACCGGCCAGAGCCTCAAGTTTGAAAATGGCCAGTGGGTGGCAG AATCAGGAAGCTTCACAGATTGTCGCAGGGAAATGCAGCGCTTGCTCAAGCGAAACCAGCAgatgcaggaagaaaacaacCTCCTTCGGCTGAAAGTGGATATTTTGCTGGACATG CTTTCCGAGGTCACAGCTGAGGTCCACCtgatggagaaggaggtggaggaacTGAAGAGCCACAGCCggaggaggaagaagtga
- the TOMM22 gene encoding mitochondrial import receptor subunit TOM22 homolog, protein MAAAAPLSPEELLPKGGAGKAEELEDELEEEEDDEELDETLAERLWGLTEMFPESVRAAAGATFELSLTVAQKMYRFSRAALWIGTTSFMILVLPVVFETEKLQMEQQQQLQQRQILLGPNTGLSGGMPGGLPPLPGKI, encoded by the exons ATGGCTGCGGCGGCGCCCCTgtccccggaggagctgctgcccaaGGGCGGCGCGGGCAAGGCCGAGGAGCTGGAGGacgagctggaggaggaggaagacgaCGAGGAG CTGGACGAGACGCTGGCGGAGCGGCTGTGGGGGCTCACCGAGATGTTCCCCGAGAGCGTGCGCGCCGCCGCCGGAGCCACCTTCGAGCTGTCGCTGACCGTAGCGCAGAAGATGTACCG ATTCTCTAGGGCAGCTCTGTGGATCGGGACCACCTCCTTCATGATTCTGGTTCTCCCTGTCgtctttgaaactgaaaaactgcagatggagcagcagcagcagctgcagcagcgaCAG ATCCTCCTCGGACCCAACACGGGGCTCTCGGGGGGAATGCCAGGGGGTCTGCCTCCACTACCTGGAAAAATCTAA